A window of Halobacillus naozhouensis genomic DNA:
CTTCTAGGTACACAATAACTTCCCCATCTTCAAACGTAGTCATGGTCCGACGTTTTAATACATCGCCCGCATGAGTAACCTCTTTTTGAATGTAATAATTCCGGCTGTTCATCGAGGAAGATAAGACTGATTGCTCCCCGGCTTTCTCTATCTGATTATTTTTCTTCTTAAAGCGGATTGACCCCACAAGGCAAATGTAGGGCAAGGTTAATTCGTAGCCAAGTAGTTGAGCCTTGGACAGCATTTGTTTATCTACTTCCACTTCACTTTTCGCTAAATCTAATAAAAAATCATCTCTAAGCCGGATTTCCGTCATTTCAATGGCATTTTCTTTTACAAAATAGAGGGCACAAGCCGTTAGAGCATGTTCCAATATATTTAAGACAGGCCAGGTTAACTCTTCATTATCTCTTGGCTGAAATAGCAGATAGCCTTGCTTTTTATAATTGGATAGAATGGTAAGCTGATAACAAAACTGTTCCCCAATTTTATATTCTTCAATGTAATGATAGAGAGGATGGTCGCGAAACGGGGTCTCCTCAGTCGGGATAAGTTCATAGTCTCCTTCTTCCACCCCATTTAGAACGTCAATCATCCGCTGATCAAAGTCATAATTCGCCCTGACTATCTTGTTATGATCACTAATGGCCACAGGAATTTTCGAATACTGAAAGAGAATGGTCATTATCTCTTGCAGACCTTTGCCATTTAACACACAGTTAATGAGTTCCTGCCGAACACTTTCCGCCTGTTTCTGTTCAAATTCTTTCTCTTTGCTTATTTCGGCTAATACATCTTGCAAAATATCACCGAATCGTACATTCCACGGGATTTCAATAATGGTGAAATTTTGCTCAAGAGCGAGTTGTTGGATGCGATCAGGAATTTTAAAGATATACCGTCCAGTAGCAATCGCGAGCGCAGATGCGCCTGAATGGATGACATCCTTCACATAAACTTCTAAACAATCTGGATCGTCGCCACACCCGACTCCAGTACTAAGAACAAATTCATTTTTACGAACAAAGTTTTCTACAGGTGTTTCTATAACTGAAATCCACTCTACCTGACTCGTTTCAATCCGCTCATTTCCGACATGAATTTTTGCTGGTTTCATGACGGGTAACTGTAAGACATCCTTAACGGTTATTCCCATTTATCACACCCCGCAAGCTTATCTAGTTTTTAACAACTCACTCACCGTTTCATGATCGATATTATTACCGCTGACAACGCCTACAATGACACGACCGTCTCCTTTTTGCTTCTCTGACAACAATTTTCCGATCACCGCCCCCGCTGCTCCTTCTACTGCCATTTTATGATGCTCGAGCAGAAACAATACCCCTTCTGCAATCGCCTTCTCGGATATAAGCACGCTATTATCCATGTATTGCTTCGTTAATTGAAAAGTGTACTGATTATCCGGGCCAATTCCGCCTAATAAACTGTCTGCCAGTGTTGGCGTTTCAGCTATTTTGATGGGATACCCCTGCTTCAAACTTTCATGCATGACCGCTGACTTCTCCATCGATACACCCGTCACCTGAATGGACGAATCATTCGACTTTAACGTGTAGCCAATACCCGAAAGCAAGCCTCCTCCTGAGAGAGGAATTACGATTTCATCTATATCAGGGCACTGTTCCAACACTTCAATTCCAATCGTGCCCTGCCCAGCAATGACCTCAAGATCGTCAAATGGCTTGATGACCGAAACACCTTGTTCCTTCTCTAATCGATAGCAGTAGTCTTCCGCATCATCCTGATTTTC
This region includes:
- a CDS encoding PucR family transcriptional regulator; the protein is MGITVKDVLQLPVMKPAKIHVGNERIETSQVEWISVIETPVENFVRKNEFVLSTGVGCGDDPDCLEVYVKDVIHSGASALAIATGRYIFKIPDRIQQLALEQNFTIIEIPWNVRFGDILQDVLAEISKEKEFEQKQAESVRQELINCVLNGKGLQEIMTILFQYSKIPVAISDHNKIVRANYDFDQRMIDVLNGVEEGDYELIPTEETPFRDHPLYHYIEEYKIGEQFCYQLTILSNYKKQGYLLFQPRDNEELTWPVLNILEHALTACALYFVKENAIEMTEIRLRDDFLLDLAKSEVEVDKQMLSKAQLLGYELTLPYICLVGSIRFKKKNNQIEKAGEQSVLSSSMNSRNYYIQKEVTHAGDVLKRRTMTTFEDGEVIVYLEADDHPYMETSNQFLDLIERRLNELLAGINISWGISFPKNGVFVFHQGYDQAVTALNIGKQQHEDGNRTFFSDTRMNRLLMALSHEKEIENIVKDTLQPLILYDQKRQADLIHTFIVYNKYNSNVSQTARALMLHRQSLLHRLRNIEHLTGLSLLNADDMFLLELSVRLWKLKKVEEE
- a CDS encoding pyridoxal-phosphate dependent enzyme: MSELISLRRIWKAKQRVAGLVLQTPLIYSDALSKHTGNQVYLKLENHQPTGAFKLRGAANKILSLSKDDQKKGVATFSTGNHGIAVAYVAKQLGIRSIVCISSRVPKGKVNRLKDLGAEVAVVGENQDDAEDYCYRLEKEQGVSVIKPFDDLEVIAGQGTIGIEVLEQCPDIDEIVIPLSGGGLLSGIGYTLKSNDSSIQVTGVSMEKSAVMHESLKQGYPIKIAETPTLADSLLGGIGPDNQYTFQLTKQYMDNSVLISEKAIAEGVLFLLEHHKMAVEGAAGAVIGKLLSEKQKGDGRVIVGVVSGNNIDHETVSELLKTR